Proteins encoded by one window of Porphyrobacter sp. YT40:
- a CDS encoding phosphotransferase family protein codes for MDIDFDKEMVGTVAVTEKDALDLASLTAWFEANVEGFQGPISYTKFKGGQSNPTYRIDTPGASYVLRRQPFGKLLPSAHAVDREYAAMTGLYPTGFPVPRTYGLCEDPEVIGSKFFVMSLADGRSLWNGALPGLSPEERRAHYHALIDTMADLHLNDPEAIGMGDYGKPTDYCARQIARWTKQYKLSETEHMPEMEALIAWLPETIPPQHGSSVVHGDYRLDNVIFHKTEPRIIAVLDWELSTLGDPIADFSYLMLNWFQPADGRAGLLGLDLEALGIPTVEQAVERYVARTGYPVPPMDWYFAYNLFRLAGIMQGIKKRVIDGTASSAHAQAMSERVRPLAERAYQFAIAAGMKG; via the coding sequence ATGGATATCGATTTCGACAAGGAAATGGTCGGCACGGTCGCAGTGACCGAGAAGGACGCGCTCGACCTCGCCTCGCTCACGGCGTGGTTCGAGGCCAATGTCGAAGGCTTCCAAGGCCCGATCAGCTACACCAAGTTCAAGGGCGGCCAGTCGAACCCGACCTACCGGATCGACACGCCCGGCGCATCCTATGTGCTGCGCCGCCAGCCCTTCGGCAAGCTGCTGCCCTCGGCCCATGCGGTCGACCGCGAATATGCGGCGATGACGGGGCTCTACCCCACCGGCTTCCCGGTGCCGCGCACCTATGGGCTCTGCGAAGACCCGGAGGTGATCGGATCGAAGTTCTTCGTGATGAGCCTCGCCGACGGGCGAAGCTTGTGGAACGGGGCGCTCCCCGGCCTCTCACCCGAGGAACGCCGCGCGCATTACCACGCGCTGATCGACACCATGGCCGACTTGCACCTCAACGATCCCGAAGCGATCGGCATGGGCGACTATGGCAAGCCGACCGATTACTGCGCCCGCCAGATCGCCCGCTGGACCAAGCAGTACAAGCTCTCCGAGACCGAGCATATGCCCGAGATGGAAGCGCTGATCGCATGGTTGCCCGAAACCATCCCGCCGCAGCACGGATCATCCGTCGTCCACGGCGACTACCGGCTCGACAACGTGATCTTCCACAAGACCGAACCCCGCATCATCGCGGTGCTCGACTGGGAGCTGTCGACGCTGGGCGATCCGATCGCGGATTTCAGCTACCTCATGCTCAACTGGTTCCAGCCCGCCGACGGGCGCGCGGGGCTGTTGGGGCTGGATCTGGAAGCGCTCGGCATTCCCACGGTCGAGCAGGCGGTCGAGCGCTACGTCGCGCGCACCGGATACCCCGTCCCGCCGATGGACTGGTATTTCGCCTACAACCTGTTCCGCCTCGCCGGGATCATGCAGGGCATCAAGAAGCGGGTGATCGACGGCACCGCCTCCAGCGCCCATGCCCAAGCGATGAGCGAGCGGGTGCGCCCGCTGGCCGAGCGCGCCTACCAGTTCGCGATTGCCGCGGGGATGAAGGGGTAG
- the dapD gene encoding 2,3,4,5-tetrahydropyridine-2,6-dicarboxylate N-succinyltransferase, with amino-acid sequence MSDDLIADIEAAWENRAEVGPGHDVRHAVSDALAMLDSGEARVAEPDGNGGWRVNQWLKKAVLLSFRLSDNRVMEDCASGVPAYDKVSLKFAGWGDDRFKEAGFRVVPGAVVRRGAHISKGVVLMPSFVNIGAYVGENTMIDTWATVGSCAQIGANVHISGGAGIGGVLEPLQAEPVIIGDGAFIGARAEVAEGVRVGEGAVLSMGVYLGASTKIVDRATGEVYMGAVPPYAVVVPGSMPGKPLPDGSPGPSLYCAVIVKTVDAQTRSKTGINELLRD; translated from the coding sequence ATGAGTGACGACCTGATCGCCGACATCGAAGCCGCTTGGGAAAACCGCGCCGAGGTCGGCCCGGGTCACGATGTGCGGCACGCGGTCAGCGATGCTCTCGCCATGCTCGACAGCGGCGAGGCGCGCGTCGCCGAGCCCGACGGGAACGGCGGATGGCGGGTCAACCAGTGGCTCAAGAAGGCGGTGCTGCTGAGTTTCCGCCTCAGCGACAACCGCGTGATGGAAGACTGTGCCTCGGGCGTCCCGGCCTATGACAAGGTCTCGCTCAAGTTCGCAGGCTGGGGCGACGATCGCTTCAAGGAAGCTGGCTTCCGCGTGGTGCCGGGCGCGGTGGTGCGGCGCGGGGCGCATATTTCGAAGGGCGTCGTTCTCATGCCGAGCTTCGTCAACATCGGTGCCTATGTCGGTGAGAACACCATGATCGATACCTGGGCCACCGTCGGCTCCTGCGCGCAGATCGGCGCCAACGTCCACATCTCGGGCGGCGCGGGGATCGGCGGCGTGCTCGAGCCCCTGCAGGCCGAACCCGTGATTATCGGCGACGGTGCCTTCATCGGCGCCCGTGCCGAGGTGGCCGAAGGCGTGCGCGTGGGCGAAGGCGCGGTGCTTTCGATGGGGGTCTATCTCGGCGCATCGACCAAGATCGTCGACCGCGCGACCGGCGAAGTCTACATGGGCGCAGTGCCGCCCTACGCCGTGGTCGTGCCCGGATCGATGCCCGGCAAGCCCCTGCCCGACGGCTCGCCCGGCCCCTCGCTCTACTGCGCGGTGATCGTCAAGACCGTCGATGCCCAGACCCGCTCGAAGACCGGAATCAACGAGCTTCTGCGCGACTGA
- a CDS encoding DUF2945 domain-containing protein, which produces MSNSFRTGQYVKWSWGNGTAEGQIKERFEHEVTRTLKGSEVTRKGDSDDPAYLIKQEDGDEVLKLGSELEAAN; this is translated from the coding sequence ATGTCGAACAGTTTTCGCACCGGCCAATACGTCAAGTGGTCGTGGGGCAACGGCACAGCCGAGGGCCAAATCAAGGAGCGGTTCGAGCATGAGGTGACCCGCACGCTCAAGGGCTCCGAAGTGACGCGCAAGGGCGATTCCGACGACCCGGCCTACCTGATCAAGCAGGAAGATGGCGACGAGGTTCTGAAGCTCGGCAGCGAGCTCGAAGCGGCCAACTGA
- a CDS encoding dipeptidase gives MQAAAPSIAVIAAALLTAAPLAAQTVSQEQAEATARAALEAAPVFDGHNDTPGQLRSRYANQINDLDFVDTLDGADPEGTGRPMHTDLNRLKEGKVGAQFWSVYVPHNDDESEAVQQTIEQIDVTKRLIARYPGALRYAETADAVENAMREGRIASLLGMEGGYSIGSSLAVLRQFHAMGARYMTLTHNSNTPWADAATDNPKHDGLTTFGKDVVREMNRIGMLVDLSHVSEKVMHDALDVAKVPVIFSHSGARGVTAHPRNVPDSVLARLPENGGVVMVVALPRFINEELRQWDARRAGEIARLRVVHLGHPEAASAALEKWLAANPEPKSPIGDVADHIDHIRKVAGIEHIGIGADYDGMPSGPVGMEDVSGYPRLFVELARRGYSQAELEMIASRNILRVMRAAEAYSASVADEPPIETSIGAPASTE, from the coding sequence ATGCAAGCCGCCGCCCCCTCGATCGCCGTCATCGCCGCCGCGCTGCTCACTGCCGCGCCGCTTGCCGCGCAGACCGTCAGCCAGGAACAGGCCGAAGCCACCGCCCGCGCCGCGCTCGAAGCCGCGCCGGTGTTCGACGGGCACAACGACACCCCCGGCCAACTGCGCTCGCGCTATGCCAATCAGATCAACGATCTCGACTTCGTAGATACGTTGGACGGTGCCGATCCGGAGGGCACGGGCCGGCCGATGCACACCGATCTCAACCGCCTGAAGGAGGGCAAGGTCGGTGCGCAGTTCTGGTCGGTCTATGTCCCGCATAATGACGACGAGTCCGAAGCGGTGCAGCAGACGATCGAGCAGATCGACGTCACCAAGCGCCTGATCGCGCGCTATCCGGGCGCGCTGCGCTATGCCGAGACCGCCGACGCGGTCGAGAACGCGATGCGCGAGGGGCGGATCGCCTCGCTGCTGGGGATGGAAGGCGGCTATTCGATCGGATCGAGCCTGGCAGTGCTGCGCCAGTTCCACGCGATGGGCGCGCGTTACATGACGCTGACCCACAACAGCAACACCCCCTGGGCCGACGCCGCGACCGACAATCCCAAGCACGATGGCCTCACCACCTTCGGCAAGGACGTGGTGCGCGAGATGAACCGCATCGGGATGCTGGTCGATCTCAGCCATGTCAGCGAGAAGGTGATGCACGATGCGCTGGACGTGGCCAAGGTGCCGGTGATCTTCAGCCACTCGGGCGCGCGCGGGGTGACGGCCCATCCGCGCAACGTACCCGATTCGGTGCTCGCGCGCCTGCCCGAGAACGGCGGGGTGGTGATGGTGGTCGCCCTGCCGCGCTTCATCAACGAGGAACTGCGCCAGTGGGACGCGAGGCGCGCGGGCGAGATCGCGCGGCTCAGGGTCGTCCATCTCGGCCATCCCGAGGCCGCGAGCGCCGCACTGGAGAAATGGCTCGCCGCCAATCCCGAGCCCAAGAGCCCGATCGGCGATGTCGCCGACCACATCGACCATATCCGCAAGGTCGCCGGGATCGAGCATATCGGCATCGGCGCCGATTATGACGGGATGCCCAGCGGGCCGGTGGGAATGGAGGACGTCAGCGGCTATCCGCGCCTGTTCGTGGAACTCGCCCGGCGCGGCTATTCGCAGGCCGAACTCGAGATGATTGCGAGCCGCAACATTCTGCGCGTCATGCGCGCGGCGGAAGCCTATTCCGCCAGCGTCGCGGACGAGCCGCCGATCGAGACCTCGATCGGCGCGCCCGCCAGCACGGAGTGA
- a CDS encoding cupin domain-containing protein: MSDSAQKLIEQLGLAAHPEGGWYRETWRGEPLPDGRANGTAIIFLLRADEASHWHTVDAAELWLWQAGDPVELRLAASDEGPARSVILGSDVVAGQQLQGLVAPGEWQAARPYGAPVYGYSIVSCVVVPGFDFAGFRLAAPGWEPGSGVTP, encoded by the coding sequence ATGAGCGATAGCGCGCAAAAGCTGATCGAACAATTGGGCCTCGCCGCTCACCCCGAAGGCGGTTGGTATCGCGAGACGTGGCGTGGCGAGCCCCTCCCCGATGGCCGGGCGAACGGCACCGCGATCATCTTCCTGCTGCGCGCCGACGAGGCCTCGCACTGGCACACGGTCGATGCGGCCGAACTGTGGCTGTGGCAGGCGGGCGATCCGGTCGAACTGCGGCTTGCGGCGAGCGATGAGGGCCCGGCGCGCAGCGTGATCCTTGGCAGCGATGTCGTAGCGGGCCAGCAGTTGCAGGGCCTCGTCGCGCCCGGCGAATGGCAGGCGGCGCGGCCCTATGGCGCTCCGGTGTATGGCTACAGCATCGTCTCCTGCGTGGTGGTGCCGGGGTTCGACTTCGCAGGCTTCCGGCTTGCCGCTCCGGGCTGGGAGCCGGGCAGCGGAGTCACGCCATGA
- a CDS encoding DoxX family protein, with amino-acid sequence MIRAVLRWLLALFYFIAGVVHLVLPAPFLTIMPAWVPAPGAVVLWTGVAEILGAIGLVQPFSKRLRQAAGWGLAAYALCVWPANINHMMIDMARGDGGLGMGYHVPRMFAQPVIIWLALWVGECLPLRRKSA; translated from the coding sequence ATGATCCGCGCCGTGCTGCGCTGGCTGCTGGCGCTGTTCTACTTCATCGCGGGTGTGGTCCACCTTGTGTTGCCCGCGCCCTTCCTCACCATCATGCCCGCCTGGGTGCCCGCGCCCGGGGCGGTGGTGCTGTGGACCGGGGTGGCGGAAATCCTCGGCGCGATCGGCCTTGTACAGCCTTTCTCCAAGCGCTTGCGACAAGCCGCCGGGTGGGGGCTTGCCGCCTATGCGCTGTGCGTGTGGCCCGCCAACATCAACCATATGATGATAGACATGGCGCGCGGCGACGGGGGCCTCGGCATGGGCTATCACGTGCCCCGGATGTTCGCGCAGCCGGTGATCATCTGGCTGGCGCTGTGGGTGGGCGAGTGCCTGCCGCTGCGCCGCAAATCCGCATGA
- a CDS encoding DUF3253 domain-containing protein → MTPEDAILTLLAERAAGATICPSEAARLLAGSQGDWRAEMEAVHAATDALAAKGAIALSWKGAPMQKRRGPYRIARR, encoded by the coding sequence ATGACGCCGGAAGACGCGATCCTCACCCTGCTCGCCGAACGGGCGGCGGGCGCGACCATCTGCCCGAGCGAGGCCGCGCGCCTGCTGGCCGGGTCGCAGGGCGATTGGCGCGCCGAGATGGAGGCTGTCCACGCCGCCACCGACGCGCTTGCCGCGAAGGGCGCGATCGCGCTGTCATGGAAGGGCGCGCCCATGCAAAAGCGGCGCGGACCCTATCGGATCGCGCGCCGCTGA
- a CDS encoding SWIB/MDM2 domain-containing protein, producing the protein MAGTTNALQKPVTLSGELEAVIGKGPMTRAEVTSKVWEYIKANGLQDSKDKRQINPDAKLGAVIGNDQISMFKMTAAVSKHLK; encoded by the coding sequence ATGGCTGGCACGACCAATGCACTTCAGAAACCGGTGACGCTTTCGGGCGAGCTCGAAGCCGTGATCGGCAAGGGCCCGATGACCCGCGCCGAGGTGACTTCGAAGGTGTGGGAATACATCAAGGCCAACGGCCTGCAGGACAGCAAGGACAAGCGTCAGATCAATCCCGATGCCAAGCTTGGCGCGGTGATCGGCAATGACCAGATCTCGATGTTCAAGATGACCGCTGCGGTCTCGAAGCACCTCAAGTAA
- a CDS encoding YbhB/YbcL family Raf kinase inhibitor-like protein, translating to MSNFPAWLAPHVPAPARHPGLAIAMLGSAQTIARGGFALTSPAFRAGDDLDASFTADEEDAVAPPVEWSAPPPGSAELVLVVEEVADSGKEPACHWLVWGLAGQRGKLLEGETPPRTGKNKAGNSEWLLPAPAEGETRHYLFQLFATDLPLVLMPGAGRAELLASLQGTITACAVLHATYTGGGEDDDAGWDDDDL from the coding sequence ATGAGTAATTTTCCCGCCTGGCTCGCACCCCATGTGCCCGCGCCCGCCCGCCATCCCGGCCTCGCAATTGCGATGCTGGGTTCGGCGCAGACGATCGCGCGCGGCGGCTTTGCGCTGACCAGCCCCGCGTTCCGCGCGGGTGACGATCTCGACGCCAGCTTCACCGCCGACGAGGAAGACGCCGTCGCCCCGCCGGTGGAATGGAGCGCGCCGCCGCCGGGCTCGGCCGAGCTGGTGCTGGTGGTCGAAGAGGTTGCGGACAGCGGCAAGGAACCGGCCTGTCACTGGCTGGTCTGGGGCCTGGCCGGGCAGCGCGGCAAGCTTCTGGAAGGCGAAACTCCGCCGCGCACCGGCAAGAACAAGGCCGGCAATTCCGAATGGCTGCTGCCCGCCCCGGCCGAGGGCGAGACGCGCCACTACCTGTTTCAACTGTTCGCGACCGACCTGCCGCTGGTGCTGATGCCCGGCGCGGGGCGAGCGGAACTGCTTGCATCGCTGCAAGGGACGATTACGGCCTGCGCAGTCCTTCACGCCACCTATACCGGCGGCGGGGAGGATGATGATGCGGGCTGGGACGATGATGATTTGTGA
- a CDS encoding S41 family peptidase codes for MKSARLALSLLLSVSLVACGGGGSSSSPGVPIGGGGGGSPTPTPAACSLRAQQDFADSVLNEWYLFPDLLAPANPASFNSVQSFLDARVAPARAQNRDRGFTFVTSIAEENALINSGSSAGFGIRLFYDTAARRVFVQEAYENASGFGAGLDRGSEITAIGTSSANLQTVSSLFANGGVQAVVNALGPSTAGTTRVLRFTQPGGAVVERSITKTDFPLDPVSDRYGAVILNDGGKRVGYINLRTFIIADAANQLRTAYGQFAAQGVTELIIDLRYNGGGLVDVADTMGDLMGAGRTGQVWSRTVLRPSKAAENETRLFRAEPNAIAPTKVAVITTGSSASASELVTNSLIPYLGTNMALVGANSFGKPVGQFGFDLPACDLRIRAVAFQTLNASNQGEYYTGLASVVPNTCRAGDDISRPFGDPQEASIAAALDFLGGRTCTPITASGGGTTAGGLTQGQRTRLGLDLPERQPLQPDRPNPAQRELPGLF; via the coding sequence ATGAAGTCTGCACGCCTTGCTTTGAGCCTTCTGCTTTCGGTCAGCCTCGTGGCCTGTGGCGGGGGCGGATCGTCATCGTCTCCGGGCGTGCCCATCGGCGGAGGCGGGGGTGGCTCCCCTACCCCGACGCCTGCGGCCTGTTCGCTGCGCGCGCAGCAGGACTTCGCCGACAGCGTGCTCAACGAATGGTATCTCTTTCCCGATCTGCTGGCCCCGGCCAACCCGGCCAGTTTCAACTCGGTGCAGAGCTTCCTCGACGCCCGCGTCGCTCCGGCCCGCGCGCAGAACCGCGACCGCGGCTTCACCTTCGTCACCTCGATCGCCGAGGAAAACGCACTGATCAATTCCGGCTCCTCCGCCGGGTTCGGCATTCGCCTGTTCTACGACACGGCGGCGCGGCGGGTGTTCGTGCAGGAAGCCTACGAGAACGCCAGCGGCTTCGGCGCCGGGCTCGACCGGGGGAGCGAGATCACCGCGATCGGCACCAGCAGCGCCAATCTCCAGACGGTGAGCAGCTTGTTCGCCAATGGCGGGGTGCAGGCGGTGGTCAATGCGCTCGGCCCCTCGACCGCGGGCACCACCCGCGTGCTGCGCTTCACCCAGCCGGGCGGCGCGGTGGTCGAACGCAGCATCACCAAGACCGACTTCCCGCTCGATCCCGTGTCGGACCGCTACGGCGCGGTGATCCTCAACGACGGAGGCAAGCGGGTCGGCTATATCAACCTGCGGACCTTCATCATCGCCGATGCCGCCAATCAGCTGCGCACCGCCTATGGCCAGTTCGCCGCGCAGGGCGTGACCGAGCTGATCATCGACCTGCGCTATAATGGCGGCGGGCTGGTGGATGTGGCCGACACGATGGGCGACCTGATGGGCGCCGGGCGCACCGGGCAGGTGTGGAGCCGCACCGTGCTGCGCCCCTCCAAGGCGGCGGAGAACGAGACCCGCCTGTTCCGGGCCGAGCCCAACGCCATCGCGCCGACCAAGGTCGCGGTCATCACCACCGGTTCCAGTGCCTCGGCGAGCGAGCTCGTGACGAATTCGCTGATCCCCTATCTCGGCACCAACATGGCGCTGGTGGGGGCCAATTCCTTCGGCAAGCCGGTCGGCCAGTTCGGCTTTGACCTGCCCGCCTGCGACCTGCGCATCCGCGCGGTGGCGTTCCAGACGCTCAATGCCAGCAATCAGGGCGAATATTATACCGGCCTGGCCAGCGTGGTGCCCAACACCTGCCGTGCGGGCGACGATATCTCGCGGCCCTTCGGCGATCCGCAGGAGGCCTCGATCGCGGCGGCGCTCGATTTTCTTGGCGGGCGCACCTGCACCCCGATCACCGCGAGCGGCGGCGGGACCACCGCGGGCGGGCTGACGCAAGGCCAGCGCACCCGCCTGGGCCTCGACCTGCCGGAGCGTCAGCCGCTCCAGCCCGATCGCCCCAACCCTGCCCAGCGCGAGCTGCCCGGCCTGTTCTAA
- a CDS encoding GFA family protein: protein MRYTCESDPLLCVTCHCKNCQRQAGSALSVIIGVPEDAVAFEGTLKTYNDTGDSGATVRRQFCPECGSPVFTRVESPPGMMFIKAGTLDDTSILKPAIHCYAKSKQDWVDLGDIPAFETVPEGL, encoded by the coding sequence GTGCGCTACACCTGCGAGTCCGATCCGCTGCTGTGCGTCACCTGCCATTGCAAGAACTGCCAGCGGCAGGCGGGCAGCGCCTTGTCGGTCATCATCGGCGTGCCCGAGGATGCGGTGGCCTTCGAAGGCACGCTCAAGACCTACAACGACACCGGCGACAGCGGCGCCACGGTCAGGCGGCAGTTCTGCCCCGAGTGCGGATCGCCGGTCTTCACCCGCGTCGAATCGCCGCCGGGAATGATGTTCATCAAGGCCGGGACGCTGGACGATACCAGCATCCTGAAGCCCGCGATCCACTGCTATGCCAAGAGCAAGCAGGACTGGGTCGACCTCGGCGATATCCCGGCCTTCGAGACGGTTCCCGAAGGGCTTTAG
- a CDS encoding S24 family peptidase, translating into MSGIEDDITLIRALVDYAGVSAAEVARRAKVSPRTIQRMKGGNPDSRLSAPTLDSLRAAYPKFPGWTRGAEWSEMPSAHDRADDIVELDQIDLKYGMGGTYADGPVQIQRRAFSRGWLRSITSTAPHHLSWAVGDNDSMEPTIRSGEVVLIDRSQDSPRHDAGIWAVTYGEIGSIKRLRYCPDGTVELHSDNQLVRPQTAVDDELHVIGRVIAVVRKL; encoded by the coding sequence GTGTCCGGCATAGAGGATGATATCACGCTGATCCGCGCCCTTGTGGATTATGCGGGCGTATCCGCAGCCGAGGTTGCGCGCCGAGCTAAAGTCAGCCCCCGGACGATCCAGCGGATGAAGGGCGGAAATCCCGACTCGCGCTTAAGTGCTCCCACACTCGACAGCCTTCGTGCTGCTTATCCCAAGTTCCCAGGGTGGACGCGAGGTGCCGAGTGGAGCGAGATGCCTTCTGCTCATGATAGGGCGGATGATATCGTCGAGCTCGACCAAATCGACCTGAAGTATGGAATGGGCGGAACATATGCAGACGGCCCCGTTCAAATCCAGCGGCGAGCTTTCTCTCGGGGTTGGCTTCGCTCGATAACTTCGACCGCGCCGCATCACCTCTCTTGGGCTGTTGGCGATAACGACAGTATGGAGCCGACGATCCGTTCGGGAGAGGTGGTCCTGATCGATCGGTCCCAAGACAGTCCTCGTCACGATGCTGGCATTTGGGCGGTGACGTATGGCGAGATCGGCTCGATCAAGCGGTTACGCTATTGCCCAGATGGCACGGTCGAATTGCATAGCGATAATCAATTGGTCCGCCCTCAGACAGCTGTCGATGACGAGCTGCATGTCATTGGCCGCGTCATAGCGGTGGTGAGGAAGCTTTAA
- a CDS encoding transposase: MKQQKVVREIEQRAKASRISIAELCRRAGISPDTFFKWRKTERNPNPPGANLHSIEALYRELAKIEAEDAKRLRKGGKVAA; this comes from the coding sequence ATGAAGCAGCAAAAAGTCGTCAGAGAAATCGAGCAGCGGGCGAAAGCCTCCCGGATTTCCATCGCCGAGCTCTGCCGCAGGGCGGGCATCTCCCCTGACACCTTCTTCAAATGGAGAAAAACGGAGAGGAACCCGAACCCGCCCGGAGCAAACCTGCATTCGATCGAGGCGCTCTATCGCGAGTTGGCGAAGATCGAGGCCGAGGATGCGAAGCGCCTCCGCAAGGGCGGGAAGGTGGCGGCATGA
- a CDS encoding ASCH domain-containing protein: MVAYSFAPQFIEPIVTRAKRQTVRAERRRHAREGEAIQLYTAMRTKQCRKLIEPDPICIGVQPITITIDAQAEQLITGITVGHVALSDVGIERFAERDGFGSLAQGFARRRMGEFWLKAHAELGARWVDFEGVCIRWGWPS, from the coding sequence ATGGTCGCCTATTCCTTCGCCCCGCAATTCATCGAGCCGATCGTCACCCGTGCCAAGCGGCAGACGGTTCGCGCCGAACGCCGCCGTCACGCGCGCGAGGGCGAAGCCATCCAGCTCTACACCGCGATGCGGACCAAGCAGTGCCGCAAACTGATCGAGCCCGATCCCATCTGCATCGGCGTTCAACCGATCACGATCACCATCGACGCGCAGGCGGAGCAGCTGATCACCGGCATTACGGTGGGGCATGTTGCCCTTAGTGATGTCGGGATCGAACGATTTGCGGAGCGCGACGGGTTCGGTTCGCTTGCTCAAGGTTTCGCCAGACGTCGGATGGGCGAGTTCTGGCTGAAGGCGCATGCCGAGCTCGGCGCTCGCTGGGTCGACTTCGAGGGCGTTTGCATCCGCTGGGGGTGGCCGTCATGA